The following are encoded in a window of Providencia rettgeri genomic DNA:
- the cas6f gene encoding type I-F CRISPR-associated endoribonuclease Cas6/Csy4 encodes MNFYQEVTLLPDAEVSLDFLWHKVYQQIHIALVDNKSAKGTSYVAIAFPEYGSAGFRLGKKLRLVAEQKSQLEQLNITNWLVRLADYVHIKSIQAVPENTVPVSYIRQHVKGEKRVLKDMQQKAELWARKSGASVEQCLADLQKTKPDKHSRLPFVWMESLHSKESGKQHRPFPLFIKCIQGKLIQAGDFNCYGLSEGSVDTQLIATVPHF; translated from the coding sequence ATGAATTTTTATCAGGAAGTCACCTTACTGCCTGACGCCGAGGTTTCGCTCGATTTTTTGTGGCACAAGGTTTATCAGCAAATTCATATTGCGCTGGTGGACAATAAATCCGCAAAAGGAACGAGCTATGTGGCGATTGCCTTCCCCGAATATGGCAGCGCAGGTTTTCGGTTAGGTAAAAAACTGCGATTGGTTGCAGAACAAAAATCTCAGCTTGAACAATTGAATATAACGAATTGGTTAGTCAGGCTTGCCGATTATGTTCATATTAAATCAATCCAGGCAGTCCCTGAAAATACAGTGCCGGTAAGTTATATACGGCAGCATGTTAAAGGGGAAAAACGGGTGTTAAAGGATATGCAGCAAAAAGCTGAATTATGGGCGAGAAAATCAGGGGCATCAGTTGAACAGTGTCTGGCTGATTTGCAAAAAACGAAGCCAGACAAACACAGTCGACTCCCCTTTGTTTGGATGGAAAGTTTACACAGTAAGGAAAGTGGTAAACAACATCGACCCTTTCCATTATTTATTAAATGTATACAAGGTAAATTAATACAGGCTGGCGATTTTAATTGTTATGGACTTAGTGAAGGTTCGGTAGATACTCAATTAATCGCCACTGTGCCACATTTTTAA
- the fliM gene encoding flagellar motor switch protein FliM, giving the protein MSDNILSQAEIDALLNDDAPSSNTPVPEQQGKDNVRPYDPNTQRRVIRERMQSLEIINERFARQFRMGLFNMLRRSPDITVGGIKIEPYHEFARNLPVPTNLNLIHMPPLRGTALFTFEPALVYIAVDNLFGGDGRFPVRQEGKEFTNTEQRIINRMLKLALAAYRDAWKPIADIEVEYVRSEVQVKFTNITTSPNDIVVTTPFLVEIGNTIGEFSICIPIAMIEPLRERLINPPMEQGHQENEAWVSNLVTQVKRSELELVANFVDIPMRISRLLQLQKGDVIPIEKPDRLIVNVDGVPVLTSQYGTQNGQYALRVEHLINPVLNTLDEESTNE; this is encoded by the coding sequence ATGAGCGATAATATTTTATCTCAGGCTGAAATTGATGCGCTTCTTAATGATGATGCGCCATCAAGCAACACGCCAGTACCTGAACAGCAAGGGAAAGACAATGTTCGCCCTTATGACCCGAATACCCAACGTCGGGTTATTCGTGAGCGCATGCAATCCCTTGAAATTATTAATGAGCGTTTCGCTCGGCAGTTCCGTATGGGGCTGTTTAATATGTTGCGCCGTAGCCCCGACATCACTGTCGGCGGGATTAAAATCGAGCCCTACCACGAGTTTGCTCGCAACTTACCGGTACCAACAAACTTAAACCTTATCCATATGCCGCCATTGCGAGGTACCGCCCTATTTACCTTCGAACCTGCGTTAGTGTATATCGCAGTTGATAACCTATTTGGGGGAGATGGTCGTTTCCCAGTTCGCCAAGAAGGTAAAGAGTTCACCAATACCGAACAGCGCATTATTAACCGTATGTTGAAATTGGCACTCGCGGCTTACCGTGATGCATGGAAACCAATTGCTGATATCGAAGTGGAATATGTGCGCTCCGAAGTGCAAGTCAAATTTACCAATATCACCACGTCACCCAATGATATCGTCGTGACCACCCCATTTTTAGTGGAGATTGGCAATACAATTGGTGAATTCAGCATTTGTATCCCTATTGCCATGATTGAACCATTACGCGAACGTTTGATTAACCCGCCAATGGAACAAGGGCATCAGGAAAATGAAGCTTGGGTCTCTAACCTTGTCACTCAAGTTAAACGTTCTGAACTTGAGTTGGTTGCCAACTTTGTTGACATTCCAATGCGAATTTCTCGCTTACTGCAACTGCAAAAAGGGGATGTTATCCCGATTGAGAAGCCAGACCGCCTGATAGTAAATGTGGATGGCGTGCCAGTATTGACCAGTCAATATGGCACCCAAAATGGTCAATATGCGTTGCGAGTAGAACATTTGATTAACCCTGTTTTAAACACTCTAGATGAGGAAAGTACCAATGAGTGA
- the fliO gene encoding flagellar biosynthetic protein FliO: protein MTMLSQIEPVTPPQTAPFLSNTVSHSEPNAPAINPNDSLVQISGSLGGIILLILAGAWLVKKLGFAPKKFGKDTLVKVKSSCSLGNKERVVVVEVNNECLVLGVTTQSINVLHQYPAQTEHLPVSTNEPLTFQSIFKKKQDAAKQAASMTPLYK from the coding sequence ATGACGATGTTATCGCAAATCGAGCCAGTGACGCCGCCACAAACGGCACCATTTTTATCCAATACGGTTTCGCACAGTGAGCCGAATGCACCCGCTATCAACCCAAACGATAGTTTAGTGCAAATTTCAGGTTCACTTGGCGGCATTATTTTACTGATCCTTGCCGGTGCTTGGTTGGTGAAAAAGCTCGGATTTGCGCCGAAGAAATTTGGTAAAGACACATTAGTCAAAGTCAAAAGCAGTTGCTCATTAGGGAATAAAGAGCGGGTTGTTGTGGTTGAAGTCAATAATGAATGTTTGGTTCTTGGCGTCACAACGCAGAGTATCAACGTGCTGCATCAATACCCTGCACAGACTGAACATTTGCCAGTTTCAACCAATGAGCCGCTGACTTTCCAGTCCATTTTCAAGAAAAAACAAGATGCGGCGAAACAAGCCGCGTCAATGACTCCTTTGTATAAGTAG
- the fliN gene encoding flagellar motor switch protein FliN produces the protein MSEAKNSPDASTNHDSEDLWAEALEQQKKAGSASAGAQAFENFDGQNPLNQLSDIDMIMDIPVRLSVELGRTKMTIKKLLSLSQGSVVSLDGLAGEPLDILINGYLIAQGEVVVVSDNYGIRITDIITPSERMRRLSR, from the coding sequence ATGAGTGAGGCGAAGAACTCTCCTGATGCATCAACCAATCACGACAGTGAAGACCTGTGGGCTGAAGCGCTGGAACAGCAAAAAAAAGCGGGATCTGCCTCTGCTGGTGCACAGGCCTTTGAAAACTTTGATGGACAAAACCCATTAAACCAATTATCCGATATCGACATGATCATGGATATCCCGGTTCGCCTGTCGGTGGAACTGGGTCGCACAAAAATGACCATTAAAAAACTGCTGAGTTTATCCCAAGGTTCCGTGGTCTCTTTAGATGGTTTAGCGGGTGAGCCACTGGATATTTTAATCAACGGCTATTTAATTGCGCAGGGTGAAGTCGTCGTGGTTTCAGATAATTACGGTATTCGTATTACTGACATCATTACACCGTCAGAACGTATGCGCCGCTTGAGTCGCTAA
- a CDS encoding type I-F CRISPR-associated protein Csy1, with protein sequence MLDPAIEAFFTERKEDWLKSKLKASMTENEINELKQKCEEMFALSQWLPDAASRVKSRAFTSHPSTFTHPSTGIGMKNKREGTFVTPILFTSPKKNNGFLCTGNVHTEEIDSIGNAAELGIDKFLRIVLSDGQTILEHIEKETEQAKLLFLNLNYAELKSQFLSIKTPHNEVITNTRIKQVYFPVWSDNEDYHLLSLLTPSGLLFEMRRRIDKIRFSEQTKILRDLKRKGEYSEIGFKEIYGITTIGFGGTQPQNISVLNSQNAGKAHLLSSLPPALNMRETRLPSKNFFADCINPWHIKETFEAFHGLISLPKDKRGSRFSEYRDNRIQEYVDYIIIMMWKIRRVYEQSDASLPTNLSKYQQTWLFPNSQQQRDDLDDWLLVLISEITRQFIVNYNKVNGKKALSFGNEEFNAIAEVVAKNKELLR encoded by the coding sequence ATGCTTGATCCAGCAATAGAAGCCTTTTTTACTGAGCGTAAGGAAGATTGGCTGAAATCTAAATTAAAAGCATCAATGACTGAAAACGAGATAAATGAATTAAAACAAAAATGTGAGGAGATGTTTGCATTATCACAATGGTTACCTGATGCAGCTTCCCGCGTTAAAAGTAGAGCATTTACATCACATCCGAGTACATTTACGCACCCTAGCACAGGTATCGGTATGAAAAATAAAAGGGAGGGTACATTTGTAACTCCTATTTTATTTACAAGTCCAAAAAAGAATAATGGTTTTTTGTGTACAGGTAATGTTCATACAGAGGAAATAGATTCAATTGGAAATGCTGCTGAGTTAGGGATTGATAAATTCTTGAGAATAGTGCTTTCAGATGGGCAAACAATACTTGAGCACATTGAGAAAGAAACAGAACAAGCAAAGTTATTATTTTTGAATTTAAATTATGCCGAATTAAAAAGTCAGTTTTTATCTATCAAAACGCCTCATAATGAAGTAATAACAAATACAAGAATAAAACAAGTCTATTTCCCTGTATGGAGTGATAATGAAGACTATCATTTGCTTTCATTATTAACGCCTTCTGGATTACTGTTTGAAATGCGTCGACGTATTGACAAGATCCGCTTTTCGGAACAAACCAAAATATTACGTGACTTAAAACGAAAAGGTGAATATAGCGAAATTGGTTTTAAAGAAATTTATGGTATTACCACTATCGGCTTCGGTGGTACACAACCACAAAATATATCTGTATTAAATAGCCAAAATGCGGGCAAGGCACATTTATTATCTTCACTTCCTCCTGCATTAAATATGCGGGAAACACGTCTTCCATCAAAAAATTTCTTTGCAGATTGTATTAATCCTTGGCATATAAAAGAAACGTTTGAAGCTTTTCATGGGTTAATTTCATTACCGAAAGATAAACGGGGAAGTCGTTTCTCTGAATATCGTGATAATCGAATTCAAGAATATGTGGATTACATCATTATCATGATGTGGAAAATTCGTCGTGTATATGAACAAAGTGATGCTAGTTTGCCAACTAATCTTTCCAAGTACCAACAGACATGGTTATTTCCAAACTCACAGCAACAGCGTGATGACCTAGATGACTGGCTATTAGTGTTAATCTCAGAAATTACTCGTCAATTTATTGTGAACTATAACAAGGTCAATGGCAAAAAGGCGTTGTCATTTGGTAATGAAGAATTTAACGCTATTGCTGAAGTTGTAGCTAAAAATAAGGAGTTGCTAAGATGA
- the fliL gene encoding flagellar basal body-associated protein FliL encodes MSSRKESKRSNKGLLVLFALVALAGAGFGGYTWWTTQQNAQTVSEEEKRPNMPQPIFMELEPFTVNLAGVEGPDRVLYIHVTLRLANEKSRKQLHEYLPEVRSRLLLLLSEQKSKNIETHDGKLQLMKEIKQTLTPTLIPGDTDQDISDVLFTTFILR; translated from the coding sequence ATGTCGTCACGCAAAGAGTCTAAACGTTCAAATAAAGGGTTACTCGTTCTGTTCGCCCTTGTTGCCCTCGCGGGTGCTGGTTTTGGTGGGTATACCTGGTGGACGACACAGCAAAACGCTCAAACGGTAAGTGAGGAAGAAAAGCGTCCGAACATGCCTCAACCCATCTTTATGGAACTCGAGCCATTTACGGTGAATTTAGCCGGCGTTGAAGGCCCTGATCGCGTGCTTTATATCCACGTGACACTGCGCCTTGCGAATGAAAAATCTCGTAAGCAACTTCATGAATACCTTCCTGAGGTTCGTAGCCGCTTACTGCTACTTTTATCTGAGCAAAAATCCAAAAACATCGAAACCCATGATGGGAAGTTGCAGCTAATGAAAGAGATTAAGCAAACACTCACCCCCACCCTGATCCCAGGTGATACCGATCAGGATATTTCAGATGTGTTATTTACCACTTTTATTCTGCGGTAA
- the fliR gene encoding flagellar biosynthetic protein FliR: MLTITSETLTLWLSQGFYPFIRLLALLGTAPFFNEKQAITKVRVVLAFFVVLIVSPQLPVVNIPLFSAMGLWVIVQQMVIGVAMGLTMQMAFAAVRHAGEVIGLQMGLSFATFFDPTGGPNMPILGRIFNVITILLFLAFDGHLWLIYIVVNSFELLPIHTNPLNRDGFWVFAQFANTVFINGLMLALPFITLFLILNLALGILNRMTPQLSVFVVGFPLTLTIGISMLGLIISILPRYTERLIHQAFEQLSLMFNLFI, encoded by the coding sequence ATGTTAACCATAACCAGTGAAACCCTGACCCTTTGGCTCAGTCAAGGCTTTTACCCCTTTATACGCCTCTTAGCGCTGCTGGGTACAGCGCCTTTTTTTAATGAAAAACAGGCAATTACCAAAGTTCGTGTTGTCCTCGCCTTTTTTGTCGTCTTAATTGTTTCCCCGCAACTTCCTGTGGTGAATATTCCGCTATTTTCTGCAATGGGTTTATGGGTGATCGTCCAGCAAATGGTGATTGGCGTGGCGATGGGTTTAACGATGCAAATGGCCTTTGCCGCAGTTCGCCATGCAGGGGAAGTGATTGGTTTACAAATGGGGTTATCGTTCGCCACCTTTTTTGACCCAACCGGTGGCCCGAATATGCCTATTTTAGGGCGTATTTTCAACGTAATAACGATTTTGTTATTTCTCGCTTTTGATGGTCATTTATGGCTGATTTATATTGTGGTGAATTCGTTTGAGCTGCTCCCTATTCACACTAATCCCCTTAACCGCGACGGTTTTTGGGTCTTCGCTCAATTTGCCAATACCGTCTTTATTAACGGGTTAATGCTAGCCCTGCCCTTTATTACACTGTTTTTAATTCTTAACCTCGCACTGGGGATCCTCAACCGCATGACCCCACAATTATCGGTTTTTGTGGTTGGTTTTCCACTCACACTGACTATCGGTATCAGCATGTTAGGATTGATTATTTCCATCCTTCCCCGCTATACCGAGCGCCTTATCCACCAAGCGTTCGAGCAACTTTCGCTGATGTTTAATTTATTCATTTAA
- the csy3 gene encoding type I-F CRISPR-associated protein Csy3 gives MAKNNDVASVLAFEKKLVPSDGYFYGTCWDNKSQFAPLSLQEKSVRGTISNRLKGTVKNDPLKLNSEVEKANLQTVDACALGIDQDTLMHQFTLKVLGGVETPSACNNALFKQSYAKAATDYIENEGFKELGYRYAHNIANGRFLWRNRVGAENIEVIVKALNAGDQEQWVFDATQHSIHSFDKRDENISKLGERIAAALSGKMPALLLEITTFSQLGKAQEVYPSEELVMDKGKGDKSKILYHVNGHAAMHSQKIGNALRAIDTWYPAYGSESGAGAIAIEPYGAVTNLGTAYRTPKENQDFYTHFDKWARGEKLARIEDEHYVMAVLVRGGVFGESDK, from the coding sequence ATGGCGAAGAATAATGATGTTGCATCGGTTTTAGCATTTGAAAAAAAACTCGTCCCATCCGATGGGTATTTTTATGGAACATGTTGGGATAATAAATCGCAATTTGCGCCATTATCGTTACAAGAAAAATCAGTGCGAGGTACGATTTCAAACCGCTTAAAAGGTACGGTAAAAAATGACCCGTTAAAATTAAATTCAGAGGTTGAAAAAGCGAATTTACAAACGGTGGATGCCTGCGCTTTGGGGATTGATCAAGATACCTTAATGCACCAGTTTACGTTAAAAGTGCTTGGCGGCGTCGAAACTCCCTCGGCTTGCAATAATGCGCTTTTTAAGCAAAGTTACGCCAAAGCTGCCACGGATTATATTGAAAATGAAGGCTTTAAAGAATTAGGCTATCGGTATGCACACAATATCGCTAATGGGCGTTTTTTGTGGCGTAACCGCGTTGGTGCAGAAAATATTGAAGTTATTGTGAAAGCGTTAAATGCAGGAGATCAAGAGCAATGGGTGTTTGATGCGACACAACACAGTATTCATAGTTTCGATAAACGAGATGAAAATATCAGTAAACTGGGTGAGCGGATTGCAGCGGCCTTATCCGGTAAAATGCCTGCTTTATTATTGGAAATAACCACATTTTCACAATTAGGTAAAGCGCAAGAAGTCTATCCAAGTGAAGAACTGGTGATGGATAAAGGTAAAGGGGATAAAAGTAAAATTCTTTACCACGTCAATGGGCATGCTGCGATGCATTCACAAAAAATTGGTAATGCATTACGCGCTATCGACACGTGGTATCCTGCTTACGGTAGCGAAAGTGGCGCAGGGGCGATTGCCATTGAGCCCTATGGCGCAGTGACTAATCTAGGCACGGCTTATCGAACACCAAAAGAAAATCAGGACTTTTATACGCACTTTGATAAGTGGGCGCGAGGCGAAAAACTGGCACGTATTGAAGATGAACACTATGTAATGGCAGTTTTAGTGCGTGGCGGTGTCTTTGGTGAAAGTGATAAATAA
- the csy2 gene encoding type I-F CRISPR-associated protein Csy2, translated as MSKPINLIKLAHLKVLNANALSSPMTIGFPAMTAWLGFMHALERKLNNNCQLNIQFDALAVISHECNLQTYRGPSDFVNSIVGTGNPLDKDGKRSSFIEEARCHLDVSLLIEYKEDSLIDISVLNKIYEIIPTMKLAGGDILSVEMPQRYILPDGYNNTEKIKLFNSLMPGYALIERRDLMIEAMQEGQDAMDALLDYVSVNNQCVEIETNDESKNKKFEWKTQRKTSGWIVPIATGFQGISPLGEAKNQRDIQYPHRFAESIVTLGQFLMVNKIDSPDEMLWCYAQDLEKNLYLCEQVQPKHFTSGE; from the coding sequence ATGAGTAAACCAATCAATCTTATTAAGTTAGCACATCTTAAGGTCCTAAATGCGAACGCATTATCTAGTCCGATGACTATTGGTTTTCCTGCGATGACCGCATGGCTTGGATTTATGCATGCTTTAGAGCGTAAATTGAATAACAACTGTCAATTAAATATCCAGTTTGATGCACTTGCGGTAATTAGCCATGAATGTAATTTGCAAACTTATCGAGGACCCAGTGATTTTGTTAATTCAATTGTTGGTACAGGTAATCCTCTTGATAAAGACGGTAAGCGTTCTTCATTTATTGAAGAAGCAAGATGCCATTTGGATGTGTCATTGCTAATAGAATATAAAGAAGACTCACTAATAGATATTTCAGTATTAAATAAAATCTATGAAATCATTCCCACCATGAAACTTGCTGGTGGAGATATTTTATCGGTTGAGATGCCACAGCGGTATATTTTGCCCGATGGATATAATAATACTGAAAAAATAAAATTATTTAATAGCCTAATGCCCGGTTATGCTTTGATTGAACGTCGTGATTTAATGATTGAGGCGATGCAAGAAGGGCAAGATGCTATGGATGCACTATTAGATTATGTTTCGGTAAATAACCAGTGTGTTGAAATAGAAACTAATGATGAATCAAAAAACAAAAAGTTTGAATGGAAAACACAGCGTAAAACATCAGGCTGGATTGTTCCTATAGCTACAGGGTTTCAAGGAATATCTCCACTTGGAGAAGCAAAAAATCAACGAGACATTCAATACCCGCATCGATTTGCAGAAAGCATTGTTACATTAGGACAATTTTTAATGGTAAATAAAATAGATTCCCCTGATGAAATGCTTTGGTGTTATGCACAGGATTTAGAAAAAAACCTCTATTTATGCGAACAAGTCCAACCTAAACATTTTACTAGTGGAGAGTAA
- a CDS encoding flagellar hook-length control protein FliK, translated as MDINANSVPTLAPVKNSNVQQNGSHTDENQAPALPFQAVLDNQPPAPRDGTVTPSLDENTINKELVDSKLVVAGEKAAEPVSELQKNAENTIEQLNFSRNLRTDSVQTALNADLLTNPAVNEQSWLNHLKQSLSNQAQLTTKPLSAPEPHPILGAFSQRMQQLNQGTHDGIADEGNDLEGSQLQLAGEDDAPALGAFLNNEKEERRDQPLFALNQQRDVRGKNLTEDFMPLNKKVSDKAPQTDVQTLTTQPVSQTAKGAFTLQTETGAFTTNAPLHTSTQPISMMPTASTAQAAAMATPSATPTMHLTSQLGSEVWQQQLSQHMLFFSRQGVSQAQIRLHPEELGSLNVHLRIEDNQAVMHFVSPHSHVRAAMESMMPVLRSALQESGIHLAQGSVGQENLNHQSDGSQHGSQQGLQQHDGHIQVTHPSVGVVGISEANATVSTKTPQVRQGGISTFA; from the coding sequence ATGGATATCAACGCCAACAGCGTGCCAACGCTGGCACCTGTTAAAAACAGCAATGTGCAACAAAATGGCTCACATACTGATGAAAACCAAGCGCCAGCCCTGCCTTTTCAGGCAGTGTTGGATAACCAACCACCAGCCCCTAGGGATGGCACGGTCACGCCATCTCTGGATGAAAACACTATCAATAAAGAGCTAGTTGACAGCAAATTGGTTGTGGCAGGTGAAAAAGCCGCTGAACCCGTCAGTGAGTTACAAAAAAATGCTGAAAATACCATCGAACAACTGAATTTCAGCCGTAATTTGCGCACAGATAGCGTACAAACCGCATTGAATGCCGATTTATTAACCAACCCAGCAGTGAATGAGCAATCTTGGCTCAATCACTTAAAGCAATCATTAAGCAATCAAGCTCAATTAACCACAAAGCCTTTATCCGCGCCAGAACCGCACCCTATCCTTGGCGCATTTAGCCAACGAATGCAACAGCTTAATCAAGGTACCCATGATGGAATAGCTGATGAGGGTAATGATCTTGAAGGCTCACAATTGCAATTAGCGGGCGAAGATGACGCCCCAGCGTTAGGGGCTTTTCTTAACAACGAAAAAGAAGAGCGCCGCGACCAACCCTTGTTTGCGCTTAATCAGCAGCGGGATGTCCGCGGGAAAAACCTGACTGAAGACTTTATGCCTTTAAATAAAAAAGTCAGCGATAAAGCTCCCCAGACGGATGTGCAAACACTAACAACACAACCCGTAAGCCAAACAGCGAAAGGCGCATTTACTCTGCAAACAGAAACGGGGGCGTTTACTACCAATGCTCCCTTACACACAAGCACGCAGCCAATCAGTATGATGCCAACGGCTTCAACAGCTCAAGCGGCGGCGATGGCGACCCCAAGTGCAACACCAACCATGCACTTAACCAGCCAACTAGGCAGTGAAGTATGGCAACAACAATTAAGCCAGCACATGTTGTTTTTCTCACGCCAAGGGGTTTCCCAAGCACAAATTCGTTTACACCCTGAAGAGTTGGGTTCATTAAACGTGCATTTACGCATTGAAGATAACCAAGCGGTGATGCACTTTGTATCCCCCCATAGCCATGTTCGCGCGGCGATGGAATCCATGATGCCAGTGCTGCGTAGTGCGTTACAAGAAAGTGGTATTCATCTTGCACAAGGCTCGGTTGGTCAGGAAAATTTAAACCACCAATCTGATGGCTCGCAACATGGTTCACAGCAAGGCTTGCAACAGCATGATGGACACATTCAAGTAACCCATCCTTCCGTCGGGGTGGTTGGCATCAGTGAAGCCAATGCCACTGTTTCCACAAAAACCCCCCAAGTTCGCCAAGGTGGTATCAGTACCTTTGCATAA
- the fliQ gene encoding flagellar biosynthesis protein FliQ codes for MTPESVMAMGTEAMKIALMLAAPLLLAALAAGLIISLLQAATQVNEMTLSFIPKILSVISVIIIAGPWMLNLLTDYMRSLLSNLPFIIG; via the coding sequence ATGACACCTGAATCCGTAATGGCGATGGGAACAGAAGCGATGAAAATTGCGTTGATGCTAGCAGCGCCATTATTACTTGCTGCCCTTGCTGCGGGGTTAATTATCAGCTTATTGCAGGCTGCAACCCAAGTTAACGAAATGACACTGTCTTTTATTCCTAAAATTTTATCCGTAATTTCGGTGATTATTATTGCGGGTCCCTGGATGCTCAACTTACTGACGGATTATATGCGCAGCTTGCTCAGTAATTTACCTTTTATAATTGGCTAA
- the fliJ gene encoding flagellar export protein FliJ, with protein sequence MAKNNALTTLLSLAEEASEEAAKVLAQVRQTHTQMAQQLSMLENYQSEYRQKLNQTLHSGMASDKWQNYQQFLVTLELTIEQQQQQLNLWEQRVNDANRHWQEKQQRVNAFDTLIQRAEQTEYQRQNRLEQKQMDEFAQRATLRRPQ encoded by the coding sequence ATGGCCAAAAACAATGCGTTGACAACTTTACTCAGCTTAGCTGAGGAAGCCTCTGAAGAGGCCGCAAAAGTGTTAGCTCAGGTGCGCCAAACACACACACAAATGGCGCAACAACTGAGCATGTTGGAGAACTACCAATCTGAATATCGACAAAAGCTAAACCAAACACTACACAGCGGAATGGCATCGGATAAGTGGCAAAATTATCAACAGTTTTTGGTCACTTTAGAACTGACCATTGAACAACAACAGCAGCAACTTAATTTATGGGAACAACGCGTTAACGATGCAAATCGCCATTGGCAAGAAAAACAACAACGGGTCAATGCATTCGATACCTTAATACAACGCGCTGAACAAACTGAATACCAACGTCAAAATCGCTTAGAGCAAAAACAAATGGATGAATTTGCTCAGCGCGCGACTTTACGGAGACCACAATAG
- the fliP gene encoding flagellar type III secretion system pore protein FliP (The bacterial flagellar biogenesis protein FliP forms a type III secretion system (T3SS)-type pore required for flagellar assembly.): protein MLSVKNTLLIAVLSFALPNSAFAALPAVVSHSLADGGQTWSLPVQTLLFLTLLGFIPALLLMMTSFTRIIIVLGLLRNALGTPSAPPNQVLLGLALFLTFFVMSPVADQVYREAYQPFSEDKISLETALEKGSAPLRTFMLGQTRESDLALFARIAKVGEIQEAKDVPLRILVPAFITSELKTAFQIGFTIFIPFLIIDLVVASVLMALGMMMVPPATVSLPFKLMLFVLVDGWQLLLGSLSQSFFN from the coding sequence ATGTTATCTGTAAAAAACACGTTGTTGATTGCTGTGCTTTCGTTTGCGTTACCCAATTCAGCTTTTGCGGCGTTACCTGCGGTCGTCAGCCACAGCCTAGCAGATGGTGGGCAAACTTGGTCGCTGCCTGTCCAAACGTTACTGTTTTTAACGCTATTAGGCTTTATCCCTGCCTTGCTATTAATGATGACCAGTTTTACACGCATCATTATTGTGCTGGGATTATTGCGAAATGCCTTAGGTACGCCATCGGCTCCCCCTAACCAAGTCTTACTTGGCTTAGCCCTGTTTCTCACCTTTTTCGTTATGTCTCCTGTCGCTGACCAAGTCTATCGTGAAGCCTATCAACCCTTTAGCGAAGACAAAATCAGCCTTGAGACAGCATTAGAAAAAGGCTCTGCCCCGTTACGCACCTTTATGTTAGGGCAAACACGCGAGTCGGATCTTGCGTTATTTGCACGTATCGCCAAGGTCGGGGAGATCCAAGAAGCCAAAGATGTCCCTCTGCGCATTTTAGTCCCCGCGTTTATTACCAGTGAGCTAAAAACGGCGTTTCAGATTGGTTTTACGATTTTTATTCCATTTTTGATCATCGACTTAGTCGTCGCTAGCGTATTAATGGCCTTGGGGATGATGATGGTTCCTCCCGCGACCGTGTCATTGCCATTTAAGTTGATGTTGTTTGTTCTTGTTGATGGTTGGCAATTATTACTTGGCTCATTATCGCAAAGCTTTTTTAACTAA